The proteins below are encoded in one region of Bacteroides uniformis:
- a CDS encoding DUF3945 domain-containing protein encodes MEENQNEEEVLLVADKNDDGKLKAVDKSAAKEGIWRLLLPSMENLDDFLKVNKQSSILEDFFLNFRHQYQQPTDFPFYRIPASLLDTLDVFTDMLRHPEDNKAFIDLYKINPNDYPILAQEQESPSETEQQAQPLAFESRVDWEQLARLGITRQSLEQGGDLSAVLSGGKSGLVTISTEIEGIPITTQGRIHFQEGADGKLDLKIDCYRREAALDLPFHGVLLDKETRDNILATGNAGHPVLLPLDGGDPKPCLVSLDKLTNNLVAVPVDDILIPMEIKGVTLTPEQHRQLSEGGKVLIEGMDSQWKSKFDAYMQYNVAKEKFDYNFDGLDRNRYKKMEQQQKASDAQSQGNVPSQDNAQTAAAKFFVPKRLLGKELTPEQQEKFGKMETIYVTGMKDRDGQPFNAYVRMNLDRGKPDFFRYNPDKAKSQAREITPTADHKTQVAVNNGATDEATRHVQRPLKPAAAQPAQVEAAKQEEKKEVKKKSGKGRKL; translated from the coding sequence ATGGAAGAAAACCAGAATGAAGAAGAAGTATTGCTCGTGGCCGACAAGAACGACGATGGCAAACTCAAGGCAGTGGACAAGTCCGCTGCAAAGGAAGGGATATGGCGTTTATTGCTGCCCTCGATGGAAAATCTCGATGACTTTCTGAAAGTGAACAAGCAGTCCTCCATCTTAGAGGACTTTTTTCTCAATTTCAGGCATCAGTACCAACAACCCACCGACTTTCCTTTCTACCGTATTCCCGCCTCCCTGCTGGATACGCTGGACGTGTTTACCGACATGCTCCGACATCCCGAAGACAACAAGGCTTTCATCGACCTGTACAAGATCAATCCGAATGATTATCCGATACTGGCACAGGAGCAGGAATCTCCCTCCGAAACGGAACAGCAGGCGCAGCCGTTGGCTTTTGAGAGCCGCGTGGATTGGGAACAGCTCGCCCGTCTGGGCATCACGCGCCAGTCGTTGGAACAGGGCGGCGACTTGTCAGCCGTCCTCTCCGGCGGCAAGTCCGGTCTGGTCACCATCTCCACCGAGATAGAGGGCATCCCCATCACCACGCAGGGACGCATCCATTTTCAGGAAGGCGCGGACGGCAAACTGGACTTGAAGATCGACTGCTACCGTCGCGAAGCCGCCCTCGACCTGCCGTTCCACGGCGTACTGTTGGACAAGGAAACAAGGGACAATATCCTCGCCACCGGCAACGCCGGTCATCCCGTCCTTCTCCCGTTGGACGGCGGCGACCCCAAGCCCTGCCTCGTTTCACTGGACAAGTTGACCAACAACCTCGTCGCCGTTCCGGTGGACGACATCCTTATCCCGATGGAGATCAAGGGCGTCACCCTCACCCCGGAGCAACACCGCCAGCTCTCCGAAGGCGGCAAAGTACTGATAGAGGGCATGGACTCGCAGTGGAAAAGCAAGTTCGACGCCTACATGCAGTACAACGTAGCCAAAGAAAAGTTCGACTACAACTTCGACGGGCTGGACAGGAACCGCTACAAGAAAATGGAACAGCAGCAAAAGGCATCCGACGCACAGTCGCAGGGCAACGTACCGTCCCAGGACAATGCACAGACCGCCGCCGCCAAATTCTTTGTCCCCAAAAGGCTGCTCGGCAAGGAACTCACCCCCGAACAGCAGGAGAAATTCGGCAAGATGGAGACTATCTACGTCACCGGCATGAAAGACCGCGACGGGCAACCGTTCAATGCCTATGTCCGCATGAACCTCGACCGGGGCAAGCCCGACTTCTTCCGCTACAATCCCGACAAAGCCAAAAGTCAGGCAAGGGAAATCACCCCCACAGCCGACCACAAGACACAGGTAGCGGTGAACAACGGTGCAACCGACGAAGCCACCAGGCATGTGCAACGACCGCTGAAACCGGCGGCGGCACAACCGGCGCAAGTCGAAGCCGCCAAGCAGGAGGAAAAGAAAGAAGTGAAGAAAAAGAGCGGCAAAGGAAGAAAATTATAA
- the topB gene encoding type IA DNA topoisomerase: MKVIIAEKPSVARDIALIVGAKERKDGYMEGNGYTVTWGFGHLVGLAMPEAYGFEGFRRENLPIFPERFQLVPRQVKDGKQYKDDPGAVKQLAVIRSLFDKSESIIVATDAGREGELIFRYIYHYLGCTKPFSRLWISSLTDKAIRQGMDNLKDGREYDNLYRSAKARSEADWLVGINASQALCLSAGRGVFSLGRVQTPTLMMICNRYMENKNFTPQKYWQLRVQSGTGSITFSALSAAKYDRQDEAAAHLQQIQSSGTLQVTAAEKKEASQEPPLLYDLTALQKEANVRHGFSADKTLSIAQSLYEKKVTSYPRTGSRYISDDVFEIIPDRIRLLTSYPRFAAYAATLDGQPLNSRSVNAAKVTDHHALLVTENLPGDLSPDERTIYEMIAARVLESFSAKCLMERTAVTLQSAGVTFSVRGSIIRVPGWRSVLNLPDEDEEDNATLPELHQGDSLPIYNSEALEKQTKPRPLHTESTLLAAMESAGRELENEEERQAMKEAGIGTPATRAAIIETLFSRDYIRREKKSLVPTEKGLAVHSIVRDKKIADISMTGSWESALAKIETGGMDSDTFHRGIEVYTAQITTELLNATISIASATDSPVCPKCKQGHVLFFNKIAKCSNVDCTLKVFRGICNKQLTDKQITELVTKGKTGVIKGLQGKSGKSFDAALAFDAQFNVTFSFPTSKKSK, from the coding sequence ATGAAAGTCATTATTGCAGAGAAACCGAGTGTGGCACGGGATATTGCCCTCATTGTGGGCGCTAAAGAGCGCAAGGACGGATACATGGAAGGTAACGGCTACACCGTTACATGGGGATTCGGTCATCTGGTGGGATTGGCAATGCCCGAAGCCTACGGCTTCGAAGGCTTCCGCCGGGAGAATCTCCCCATCTTTCCGGAGCGTTTCCAGCTTGTCCCCCGTCAGGTGAAGGACGGCAAGCAGTACAAGGACGACCCCGGAGCAGTCAAACAACTGGCCGTTATCCGGTCACTGTTTGACAAGTCCGAGAGCATCATCGTAGCCACCGATGCCGGGCGCGAAGGCGAGTTGATCTTCCGCTACATCTACCATTACCTCGGTTGTACCAAGCCCTTCTCCCGTCTTTGGATCAGCAGCCTTACCGACAAGGCGATCCGTCAGGGCATGGACAACCTGAAAGACGGCAGAGAATATGACAACCTCTACCGCAGTGCCAAGGCACGCAGCGAAGCCGACTGGCTCGTCGGCATCAATGCTTCCCAAGCCCTTTGCCTCTCCGCCGGGCGTGGTGTCTTCTCCCTCGGCAGGGTGCAGACACCCACCCTGATGATGATATGCAACCGCTACATGGAGAACAAGAATTTCACCCCGCAGAAATACTGGCAGCTACGGGTGCAGTCCGGCACCGGCAGCATCACCTTTTCCGCCCTCTCCGCCGCTAAGTATGACCGTCAGGACGAAGCCGCCGCACACTTGCAGCAAATCCAGTCCTCCGGCACCCTGCAAGTGACCGCCGCCGAGAAAAAGGAAGCGTCGCAGGAGCCTCCATTACTCTACGACTTGACTGCCCTCCAGAAAGAAGCCAACGTCCGGCACGGCTTTTCCGCCGACAAGACCCTCTCCATAGCACAGAGCCTATACGAGAAGAAAGTCACCTCGTACCCCCGTACCGGCAGCCGCTATATCTCCGACGATGTATTTGAGATTATCCCGGATCGCATCCGCCTCTTGACCTCATACCCCCGTTTTGCAGCCTATGCCGCTACATTGGACGGTCAGCCGCTCAACTCCCGCAGCGTCAATGCCGCCAAGGTCACCGACCACCATGCGTTGCTCGTCACCGAGAATCTCCCCGGCGACCTCTCACCGGACGAGCGCACCATCTACGAGATGATAGCCGCCCGCGTGCTCGAATCCTTCTCCGCCAAATGCCTGATGGAGCGGACAGCCGTCACCTTGCAGTCTGCCGGTGTCACCTTCTCCGTGCGTGGCAGCATCATCCGGGTTCCCGGCTGGCGTTCCGTGCTCAACCTTCCCGATGAAGACGAAGAGGACAATGCCACTCTGCCCGAACTTCACCAGGGCGACTCCCTACCTATATATAATAGCGAAGCATTGGAGAAACAGACCAAGCCCCGCCCGCTGCATACCGAAAGCACCCTGCTTGCCGCAATGGAAAGCGCAGGCAGGGAGTTGGAGAACGAAGAAGAACGTCAGGCAATGAAAGAGGCGGGCATCGGCACGCCTGCAACCCGTGCCGCCATTATCGAGACATTGTTTAGCCGTGACTACATCCGCCGTGAGAAAAAATCCCTCGTCCCGACTGAAAAAGGGCTGGCCGTCCATTCCATTGTCCGGGACAAGAAGATAGCCGACATCTCCATGACCGGCAGTTGGGAGAGTGCCCTTGCCAAGATCGAAACCGGCGGGATGGATTCCGACACCTTCCACCGCGGGATAGAAGTCTATACCGCACAGATAACCACCGAATTGCTCAATGCCACTATCTCCATAGCGTCCGCAACGGACAGTCCCGTTTGCCCCAAATGCAAGCAGGGGCATGTGCTGTTCTTCAACAAGATAGCCAAATGCAGCAATGTGGACTGCACCCTGAAAGTGTTCCGCGGCATCTGTAACAAGCAACTGACCGACAAACAGATCACCGAACTCGTAACCAAAGGCAAAACCGGTGTTATCAAAGGCTTGCAGGGTAAGAGCGGCAAATCATTCGATGCCGCCCTTGCCTTCGATGCACAGTTCAATGTTACCTTTTCCTTTCCAACCTCTAAAAAATCCAAGTAA
- a CDS encoding DUF1896 domain-containing protein, translating into MNKNKNKKNKNRQQFQQQGKQQQQQQKHPGQQPQELSYYRLLLLSFLKESHPELAGDSDFIAARADSAAEEYSESVRSGSTHDAAAEAANQVLFAGLHFSKYDVIVTVLWNEFSDEVPQGSAKTLAVQLLPVCEEVFAKYPLSDDFQFEPAFDNLYTEITGTILIWLDENGIQ; encoded by the coding sequence ATGAATAAGAATAAGAATAAGAAAAATAAGAACAGACAACAGTTCCAGCAACAAGGAAAGCAGCAGCAACAGCAGCAGAAACACCCCGGACAACAACCGCAGGAATTGTCCTATTACCGTTTATTATTGCTTTCTTTCCTCAAAGAATCCCATCCCGAATTAGCCGGTGACAGCGACTTTATCGCCGCCCGTGCCGACAGTGCCGCCGAAGAGTATAGCGAATCTGTCCGTTCCGGCTCTACCCACGATGCCGCCGCCGAAGCCGCCAATCAGGTTTTGTTTGCCGGTCTTCACTTTTCAAAGTACGATGTGATCGTCACCGTCCTTTGGAACGAGTTCAGCGATGAAGTGCCGCAGGGCAGTGCCAAGACCCTTGCCGTGCAGCTCCTTCCGGTTTGTGAAGAAGTGTTTGCCAAATACCCCCTTTCCGATGATTTTCAGTTCGAGCCTGCTTTCGACAACCTCTATACGGAAATCACAGGTACCATCTTAATCTGGTTGGACGAGAATGGCATACAATAA
- a CDS encoding helix-turn-helix domain-containing protein — MNKIYYYILCFACFVLAGNLPTGTMAAERGTEKTEVLPDSLLTDDYVYEYTFSDFDKAVRIIKELRKRNSYSSYRLDVTEGDLYFNTGRYLQALKYYKRVLESDTVRNSDKEYMEQVHRMISCYDCLHDEAKKAGYVRLLLQKAEQCGNMEMKSIALFNMGKMIYYQEDKLRGYEMIKEAIALMKQTDYTYKYDNLRYDYNSLFIMQQRDKHYKDALQTLEELEKVVTEATDGEPGIGNLAEKEKKTLYAHRAVVFSRMGRISEADEAYRKWEAIGEAYTKDDYLIIPYLMDRKRYDKVIEMYTPREAFLYANKDTINYHMMTAKRSLAKAYEGKGNHKLASRYYEALAILTDSLKAREQQSSAIELATIYETHEKEAALQEQTERVKRRTTLLLSSGVVLVILVMLFVFYVRHTRTIHRKNTAMVKTIDDLLSYKDELEETKEKLRKVTENNGTADLPDTRIVPDNDAIADKEKITGADDAEEADGRTDEPCPEACEETVTDTEEEEKNRMLFEKLDDTVTRGKLYLNPDLSREDFVKLTGVNKTRVGKMVQQNTGLNTTGYINKKRLEFAAKLLKNNPDYTIPTIAEKCGLPNVPTFNRLFRSKFGMTPSEYRKIM; from the coding sequence ATGAATAAAATTTATTACTATATCCTCTGTTTTGCCTGCTTCGTATTAGCGGGCAACCTGCCCACCGGCACGATGGCAGCGGAAAGAGGAACCGAAAAAACGGAAGTGTTGCCGGACAGCCTGCTGACCGACGACTACGTTTATGAATATACCTTCTCGGACTTCGACAAGGCGGTGCGGATCATCAAGGAACTGCGCAAGCGGAACAGCTATTCATCCTACCGGCTGGACGTGACCGAAGGCGACCTGTATTTCAATACGGGACGCTACCTGCAAGCACTGAAATACTACAAACGGGTACTGGAAAGCGACACGGTGCGAAACAGCGACAAGGAATATATGGAGCAGGTACACCGCATGATTTCCTGCTACGACTGCCTGCACGACGAGGCAAAGAAAGCGGGCTATGTACGGCTGCTGTTGCAGAAGGCGGAGCAGTGCGGCAATATGGAAATGAAGTCCATCGCCCTGTTCAATATGGGAAAGATGATCTATTACCAGGAGGACAAGCTACGGGGCTACGAAATGATAAAGGAAGCCATCGCCCTGATGAAGCAGACGGACTATACCTATAAATATGACAACTTGCGGTACGATTACAATTCGCTGTTCATCATGCAGCAACGGGACAAGCACTACAAGGATGCGCTGCAAACACTGGAAGAGCTGGAAAAGGTGGTGACGGAGGCAACCGACGGGGAACCGGGCATCGGCAATCTGGCGGAGAAGGAGAAGAAAACGCTGTATGCGCACCGTGCGGTGGTGTTCTCCCGGATGGGACGGATCAGCGAAGCGGACGAAGCCTACCGGAAATGGGAAGCCATCGGTGAGGCATATACCAAAGACGATTACCTGATTATCCCTTATCTGATGGACAGGAAACGCTATGACAAGGTGATAGAGATGTACACACCGCGCGAAGCCTTCCTCTATGCCAACAAAGATACCATCAACTACCACATGATGACGGCGAAACGCTCGCTGGCGAAAGCCTACGAGGGCAAAGGGAACCATAAGTTAGCATCGCGCTACTATGAAGCCCTCGCCATCCTGACGGACAGCCTGAAGGCACGGGAACAGCAAAGCTCCGCCATCGAACTGGCGACCATCTATGAAACGCACGAAAAGGAAGCGGCACTACAGGAACAGACGGAACGGGTGAAAAGGCGCACCACGCTGCTGCTCTCTTCCGGGGTGGTTCTTGTTATCTTAGTGATGCTGTTCGTATTCTATGTGCGGCATACCCGTACCATCCACCGGAAGAATACGGCCATGGTGAAAACGATTGATGACCTGCTAAGTTATAAGGATGAGTTGGAAGAAACCAAGGAGAAACTGCGCAAAGTGACAGAAAATAACGGTACTGCCGACTTGCCGGATACTCGCATCGTACCGGATAACGATGCGATAGCGGATAAGGAGAAAATAACGGGTGCGGACGATGCAGAAGAAGCGGACGGACGGACAGATGAACCGTGCCCGGAGGCATGTGAAGAAACGGTAACCGACACGGAAGAGGAAGAGAAAAACCGGATGCTGTTTGAAAAGCTGGACGATACGGTCACACGTGGCAAACTATATCTGAACCCGGACTTGTCACGGGAGGATTTTGTAAAGCTCACGGGGGTGAACAAAACCAGAGTGGGAAAGATGGTACAACAGAATACGGGGCTGAACACAACGGGATATATCAATAAAAAACGGCTGGAATTTGCGGCAAAGTTATTAAAAAACAATCCTGATTACACCATACCGACTATCGCCGAAAAATGTGGATTGCCCAATGTCCCTACCTTCAACCGGCTGTTCCGGAGCAAATTCGGCATGACACCCAGTGAATATCGAAAAATAATGTAA